The Coraliomargarita parva genome contains a region encoding:
- a CDS encoding FG-GAP repeat domain-containing protein, producing the protein MIVSNAMFRSSVCALGLASSFILQGLPAEEGRPELSPFAFRGPDVLKVDWAARSLCLSDLNGDGLNDFAVINNDAARIDLFFQLDPEDGASSERRRRLPRNRWEPVMEDAAFEPESITVGFPLFDLVVGDLNGDGRMDLAYSAREVPLTVRYQSEAGGWSESREFEYFEPLGWINTLALEDLDADGDAELVALSADALRVFHPRADGDLGEPAVYPLTGENPYNLMVCDVNGDDLLDVLYIATDGKQALSVREQAASGTFGPERRFIFERPVRGVRQLPSGPGTPVFCAIDSRSGGLEIFSLNRVTQPPEANPWLEAQAEIYPLLRKGRSPGIYALEDLDGDGREDVLIANPEAAELTYYQGQNEGFVPARVFPTFSDVSSMVVARLFDSRENEVVLVSASEKIIGLSTLDASGRLSFPRQIPLESGEPLACAAIDADADGHDELAVVVEVKGVMHLRMLAAREGENGEVIWEELSDLELTGVRRKPSAIRLVDVFEGNRSGLMVFVPREAPVLLSAQPETPFTFEAQAGDSSIRESLLKDVSVAQISVFDVDGDGRNELIVGRKGFARAIGFVDGELMMVDQFNARRNDDQVGAIIPLPGDARVDRLMLYIPANGEFQFLERDSDGVFRYTASNLAGRINLVDWSVEGNHGAQVYFLAGEDRFWRFSPNTMRWEREALDTYETDLDKVHFNDVAGSDFDGDGNLDLVAVDGTEHVVEVLTRAEPTWKSRMYWQIFEQNMHYQGRTGAKIEPRQILTGDINGDQRDDLVFLIHDRILVYPQE; encoded by the coding sequence ATGATCGTTTCGAATGCCATGTTCCGATCGTCTGTGTGTGCGCTTGGCCTCGCCTCCAGCTTCATTTTACAAGGCCTACCGGCGGAGGAGGGGAGGCCGGAATTGTCGCCTTTTGCCTTTCGCGGTCCGGACGTATTGAAAGTTGATTGGGCGGCTCGCTCCTTATGTTTGTCGGATCTCAATGGTGATGGGCTGAATGATTTTGCCGTGATCAATAATGATGCGGCCCGGATTGATCTGTTCTTTCAATTGGATCCGGAGGATGGGGCTTCCTCCGAGCGCCGCAGGCGTTTGCCGCGGAACCGCTGGGAGCCGGTGATGGAGGATGCGGCTTTCGAACCGGAAAGTATCACGGTCGGGTTTCCGCTCTTTGATCTGGTGGTGGGAGACCTGAACGGCGATGGTCGGATGGATCTGGCCTATTCCGCACGTGAAGTTCCCTTGACCGTGCGCTACCAAAGTGAAGCCGGAGGCTGGAGTGAAAGCCGGGAGTTCGAGTACTTCGAACCCTTGGGCTGGATCAATACCCTGGCTCTTGAGGATCTCGATGCGGATGGGGATGCCGAACTGGTGGCACTCTCCGCGGATGCTCTCCGGGTCTTTCATCCGAGGGCGGACGGTGATCTGGGTGAGCCGGCGGTCTATCCCTTGACCGGTGAAAATCCATACAATCTCATGGTCTGCGATGTGAATGGGGACGACTTGCTGGATGTCCTATATATTGCGACGGACGGCAAACAGGCACTGAGTGTACGCGAACAGGCCGCTTCGGGCACTTTTGGTCCGGAGCGCCGCTTTATTTTTGAGCGCCCGGTTCGCGGGGTGCGTCAGTTGCCCTCCGGCCCGGGAACTCCCGTCTTTTGTGCGATCGATTCACGTAGCGGCGGGCTTGAGATCTTCAGCTTGAACCGCGTGACGCAGCCGCCGGAGGCGAACCCCTGGCTGGAAGCACAGGCGGAGATTTATCCCTTGCTCCGGAAAGGGCGCAGCCCGGGTATTTATGCACTTGAGGATCTTGATGGCGACGGGCGTGAGGATGTGCTGATTGCAAATCCTGAAGCGGCGGAGTTGACCTATTATCAGGGGCAAAACGAGGGTTTTGTCCCCGCCAGGGTCTTTCCCACTTTCTCCGATGTCAGTTCGATGGTGGTAGCGCGTCTCTTCGACTCTAGGGAAAACGAAGTGGTCTTGGTCAGTGCATCGGAAAAAATCATCGGACTGAGTACGCTTGATGCCAGCGGTCGTCTCTCTTTTCCCCGGCAAATTCCACTGGAGTCCGGCGAACCTTTGGCCTGTGCGGCGATTGACGCGGATGCGGACGGGCACGATGAACTGGCGGTCGTGGTCGAGGTCAAGGGAGTCATGCACCTGCGGATGCTCGCAGCTCGTGAGGGAGAGAACGGCGAAGTCATTTGGGAGGAGCTGTCCGATCTCGAGCTCACGGGAGTGCGTCGGAAGCCTTCGGCGATTCGTTTGGTTGACGTATTTGAGGGCAATCGTTCCGGTCTAATGGTATTTGTTCCGCGTGAAGCGCCAGTGCTGTTGTCGGCTCAACCGGAGACGCCTTTCACCTTCGAGGCTCAGGCCGGGGACTCCAGTATTCGTGAGAGTCTGCTGAAGGATGTGAGTGTGGCCCAGATTTCGGTTTTTGATGTGGATGGGGATGGCCGCAATGAGTTGATCGTGGGGCGTAAAGGCTTCGCACGCGCGATCGGTTTTGTTGATGGCGAGTTAATGATGGTCGACCAGTTTAATGCGCGGCGTAATGATGATCAGGTCGGGGCGATCATCCCGCTTCCCGGCGATGCAAGAGTGGACCGCTTGATGCTGTACATCCCAGCCAACGGTGAATTTCAGTTTCTGGAGCGCGACTCGGATGGTGTGTTTCGTTACACGGCCAGTAATCTGGCCGGGCGTATTAATCTGGTTGATTGGTCAGTGGAGGGAAACCACGGGGCTCAGGTGTACTTCCTGGCTGGGGAGGATCGTTTCTGGCGTTTCTCCCCGAATACCATGCGTTGGGAACGCGAGGCCTTGGATACCTACGAGACCGATCTGGACAAGGTCCATTTCAATGACGTGGCCGGATCGGATTTTGATGGCGATGGTAACCTCGACCTCGTTGCGGTCGATGGCACCGAGCATGTGGTGGAAGTTCTGACCCGGGCCGAACCCACATGGAAAAGCCGTATGTATTGGCAGATTTTCGAGCAGAACATGCATTACCAAGGGCGTACCGGGGCTAAAATTGAACCGAGACAGATTCTGACCGGAGATATAAACGGTGATCAGCGAGACGACTTGGTCTTTTTGATTCACGATCGCATCCTGGTTTATCCTCAAGAATGA